The Penaeus vannamei isolate JL-2024 chromosome 39, ASM4276789v1, whole genome shotgun sequence genome window below encodes:
- the LOC113805377 gene encoding pro-resilin has protein sequence MNTKVFILLGLAAIAAADSFESYEYRPPQRRSSEESYESGEAKYNFQWAVDHEDSGNNYGHQEARDGEDTQGSYYVHLPDGRLQTVKYFVDGDSGYVAEVNYDGEARFPDSFESASFESREYRPRYFYDSNESK, from the exons ATGAACACCAAG GTCTTCATCCTCCTCGGTCTGGCAGCCATTGCCGCCGCAGACAGCTTCGAGTCCTACGAATACAGACCACCACAG AGACGCTCCTCCGAGGAATCCTACGAGTCCGGAGAGGCCAAGTACAACTTCCAATGGGCTGTCGATCACGAAGACTCCGGCAACAACTacggacaccaggaagcccgtgacggcgaagacactcagggatcctactacgtgcacctccccgacggccgcctgcagaccgtcaagtacttcgtggacggcgactccggctacgtggctgaggtcaactaCGATGGCGAGGCTCGTTTCCCCGACTCCTTCGAGTCCGCTTCCTTCGAGTCCCGCGAATACAGGCCACGATACTTCTACGACTCCAATGAGTCTAAGTAA